The Thermothelomyces thermophilus ATCC 42464 chromosome 7, complete sequence genome window below encodes:
- a CDS encoding aldose epimerase-like protein (Aldose epimerase-like protein) — MRLLLSLYGAALFLKGALATPPHTPHGESPDEDGKYWIYGEGIAAAFIPYGASITNLIIDDKNGIPRDLVMGFDKASDYPKDKSHPHLGGVPGRYANRIKNSTFEIDGKTYRVTANENPTRKHPDGLDTLHGGVEGWDWRDFDVVSHTDESITFSIVDPDGKEGFPGEVISYITYTMGNLTWDAKMVAIATTKKTPIMLSSHTYWNLDGFANDETDTIFDHTLHLPYSGQRIDVDNILIPTGKILPNPEGSVNDFWSAPKQIGDGFKDPEIHGNCGFDCTGYDNCWLVNRPGPHDWRADGAYVASLYSAWSGIRLDIYSDQDAFQMYSCNGQDGTFPLKSTQGVDGRNADKRHPHKPAQTVPQYGCVVLEVEDYIDGINHPEWGRLGKQVFGPGSDPYVLQISHRFSVDTDDA, encoded by the exons ATGCGCCTCTTGCTCTCGCTCTACGGAGCAGCCCTGTTTCTGAAGGGGGCGCTGGCTACTCCTCCACACACCCCGCATGGCGAGAGCCCGGATGAGGATGGAAAATACTGGATCTACGGCGAGGGAATCGCGGCCGCCTTCATCCCGTACGGCGCTTCCATTACCAACCTCATTATTGACGACAAGAATGGTATCCCCCGTGACCTCGTGATGGGCTTCGACAAGGCCAGCGACTACCCCAAGGATAAATCGCACCCCCACCTTGGCGGCGTCCCTGGCCGCTATGCGAACCGGATCAAGAACAGCACCTTCGAGATTGACGGCAAGACTTACCGCGTCACGGCCAATGAGAATCCCACCCGCAAGCACCCCGACGGGCTCGACACCCTCCACGGCGGCGTGGAAGGGTGGGACTGGCGAGACTTTGACGTGGTCTCGCACACCGACGAGTCCATCACCTTCTCCATTGTTGACCCCGACGGCAAGGAAGGCTTCCCCGGCGAGGTCATCTCGTACATCACTTACACGATGGGCAACTTGACCTGGGACGCCAAGATGGTGGCCATCGCCACGACCAAGAAGACGCCCATCATGCTGAGCAGCCACACGTACTGGAACCTGGACGGCTTTGCCAATGACGAGACCGACACCATCTTTGACCACACACTCCACCTTCCGTACAGTGGCCAGAGGATCGACGTCGACAACATTCTGATTCCGACCGGCAAGATCCTGCCCAACCCCGAGGGCTCTGTCAACGACTTTTGGAGCGCCCCCAAGCAGATCGGCGACGGCTTCAAAGACCCGGAGATCCACGGCAACTGCGGCTTCGACTGCACTGGCTACG ACAACTGCTGGCTCGTCAACCGGCCGGGCCCGCACGACTGGCGCGCCGACGGAGCCTACGTCGCCAGCCTGTACTCGGCCTGGTCCGGCATCAGGCTCGACATTTACTCCGACCAGGATGCCTTCCAGATGTACTCTTGCAATGGCCAGGACGGCACGTTCCCGCTCAAGTCGACCCAGGGCGTCGATGGGCGCAACGCCGACAAGCGCCACCCCCACAAACCAGCCCAGACTGTGCCGCAGTATGGCTGCGTCGTCCTGGAGGTGGAGGACTACATCGACGGGATCAACCACCCCGAGTGGGGCCGGCTGGGGAAGCAGGTATTTGGGCCCGGGAGCGATCCGTACGTGCTGCAGATTAGCCACCGCTTCTCAGTAGACACGGACGACGCATGA